Within Trichoderma atroviride chromosome 2, complete sequence, the genomic segment AACAGCATCACAGCAATGTAATAATGTGTATCTGATCTTTTCAGCTAATAAATCTGGAGAGTACTTTGGGTATGCACGGATGGCTTCCGAGTTTAGCCCATCTCTAGACTCGACAAAGAAAACTACGCCCGTACCTCGAACGACGACCGAAGTAGATTTACCGAAAACAATCATCACGGAGGCGACTGAATACGTTCccaaaggcagcatcatcgatGATCCAACGAGAGGGACCGTATTCTGGGAAAAATATCAAGAAGAGACTGAAAAGGGTGTCGATGCGGAAAAcaatggcctggatggcaaCGATGTTATTTCgaacgaagaggaggacgaaaAGTCATGGGGAAAGCCATTCAGAGTCGAGTGGTTGTCTACATCTCGTCTCCCCTTTCATCGGATTCGTGGGTTACGAAACCCTTGGAATTCGAATCGAGAGGTCAAGATTGCCCGAGATGGAACCGAGATCGAGCCTTCTATCGGCCAGAGACTTATTGGCCTTTTCAACACTGCACAAGGTGCTGGGTCATCGGCAGCCGCAAGGCAATCTATTGGCGCGGGGACCAGGTATCAACAAATAGGGCCTTACAACCAATAGGCCCGGCTTTGTCAACTACATCACATTTGTTGGTCATCTGTTAcgacaatcttcttcttttgatcCTTTTCAGCGACTTTGTGTCTCCCAGGGAGATCCCATGGGAGCCATACTTTGTTCTGTAGATACATATATAAGATTCCTGGACTGGTGATTATATGATCATGGAGGCGATGCTACAAACATCACGGTACAAAATTGGACGGGTAGCTATGATCACATATAGGTGTTTCTCGCACTGCAGTATAGTTGGTTCGACGCTGCGCTTCTAATGGcattctatttttttttatatctgATGGGCGGTGAATTATACATTTTTGATAACGAGATTGACCAAACTAGTACGAGCGCGAGAGTCGGCAACAAGCCTGCAGATGCCTCGGATAGAAACACCGGGTCTCGCTCATCACTACGAGGGTGCCAACGATGATCGCTGCCACTTACGGGGGATGATGTTTGATTTACAGACTCCAATGTCAGTTGAATATTTCCATCAAAGCTAAAAATCGAGTGGATATTTGTAAGGGTAGAGCGGGCATGATAACTTTAGCACATGTGGCTGTTTTGCGGGAAATAATTTGCTAACTGCAAGCAAAGTGCAGTAGTTGTAGGCGATACACAATCTCGTACGATTCAATGGCTAGAGGTCCGTTGACGACAAAACAAATTACGACAGAGGCTGCATACGAAAAGAGCTTAATCAGCTGACGAATTACTATAAATAGCAAACTCTACAAATCAAGATATGTTATTGGCAACATCTTATAGAAAAGAGCAACAATGAATTCATTTCTTGCCACTTCAGTGCCTAACCTGTAAAGAGCTGTTATTCGATGTGGCTGGTTTCGGTTTGTGGCGTTTGCGCCACTTACGGCCTGCTCAGCAACTTGACCTAAGCTTCACAATTGAGCCACAGTGAGGCTTGAAGAAGTTCGTCATAGATTGGATTACAGTAGCAAGCAATTAGGACTGTGTAATTGGGCTTCATGTGACAGTTGCAATTGTTGACACATTTCCAAACCAAATCATGCTGAAGATTGTGCCTTTTCTTGCTGCCAACGGAAGTTGCGTGATGTGCAGCTCTCAGAGTGATTACGTAGGCTGCTTGGTGGAATCTTCTAGTGCCTGCCAGAAGAACCTCGCAGCCGCCACCAATAGCCTGAAACAGTGACAGGTGCAGCTTGTTCAGCAGCATTAACAAGCAAACGCATTGCGCAACAGAAACAAATGGTAGATGCCAGTAGATTCGCGTGTTCACTTGGAAATAGCTTTCGTCAGCTGCCTGCCTGACCATGTAGTCAATTGAAGGGATGCTATTCACTATAAAGTGCGCTGTGAAGTCATGCAGAAGTGAATTTTGTTTGTCCTCATCAGAACATCACTCAGATACTCAGCAAACGCAAACACTCAAACAACTACCAAACAAAGCAGAGCTCTCCAACAAATCTCCACGCTATCTAGCAATCTCAGTTCATCAACCTGACTATTCTTCAAATTCAACAACAAACCAATTAAACACAATGGCCTTCTTCCCTCGCGCTTTCTGCCAGCCCTCTGAGGCCTCTCTCACTCctctcttccgcctcctCGATGACTTCGACAGCTACAACAGACAGActggcagaagcagcaatGTGCGCCGAACTGCTCCCCAGTGGCAGCCCAAGTTTGACATCCGCGAGACTACACACGCCTACGAGCTCTATGGCGAGCTCCCTGGCATAAGCAAGGAGAATGTGTTGATCGAGTTCGCTGATCCTCAGACCCTGGTTGTCCGCGGCAAGACTGAGCGATCATACGCTGCCAGCACATCTCCATCAGCTTCTGTTGTAAACACTCCATCCACCGAGACTGCCACTGAGAAGGAGGAACCTGTGCGCCGAAACTCCAACAGCTCTCACCAGGCCACcgtcgaagatgaggacgaggccaGCGAGCGCGAATCGGGCTTTGAAGTCGTCACCtctgaggaagagaagaagattgaggagaagaagacgactcCACAGAAGCCCGTCGACAAGGCTAGATACTGGCTCACTGAGCGCAGCATTGGAGAGTTCTCTCGCAGCTTCCACTTCCCGACATTTGTCGATCACGAGGCTGTGAGTGCCGGTTTCCAGGACGGCATTCTGAACATTAGTGTTcccaaggcgaagaagcttGAGACTCGCCGCATCACTGTTTTCTAAACCAACAACTTTACAAACAAGGAAAGATAACTATCATCATCCCATAGCTGATAATGTCTGCCTCTCTGCGATTGCATTAGATGGAGTTGGAAAGGGTAATTGGGATTAACGGAtcacttttttatttttttttcgttttcgTCTGGACTTTCATTTGGAACtggcttggccttttttttggtagCATATTAGAGCAATACATGCAAATGCGAATAATACACTCTTGTTTTCATGAATACGAAACTCTGTTTTCGCTGTATTACCAATGTGAAATGTGTGATAGATGCCTGTTTCTATGGTGAACGATCCCAGCTTCAATTAGAAATCAAGTAGAGCATCACGTGATCTGGCGTCAAATTATCCTTTGCTAACCTGACTCGACGCGTTGGGTCGCGCCTTGTTCGTCAACATACCAAGCTCGTATCGCCCCGATTCTGCCTAATTTTGGCCACTGAGTCGTTGAAATTCTTCGTGCAGAGTGCAttttcttcgttttcttctttacaTATACAGATTTTTTCGTTTGCGGTGACCTAAAATGGCTGATGAATATGATGGGAGCCAGATGGGCGACGAGAGTGCCACTGGCCCTGGTGCGCCCACACCACTCTCAGCTTTGGAGGTATGTTGGCGATGCTCTTGGTTGAATATTTTTTGCTGATGGATTGATGCTTAGGGAGTAGCTGGAATAACCAAGCGTGAAATCCAAAGCATTGTTGAAGGTGGTTTCAACACCGTCGAGTCTGTGGCTTATACCCCGCGCAGGGTTCTTGAGCAGATCAAGGGCATCTCAGAGCAGAAGGCGACCAAAATTCTTGCTGAAGGTGTGTGAAGTTACCAAAATCTTTGAAGCTGAGACcctgaccttttttttcaagcGTCAAAACTTGTACCTATGGGTTTTACGACGGCCACTGAAATGCACCAGCGGCGCAGTGAACTTATTTCTATCACGACTGGATCTAAGAACTTGGATACGCTTCTGGCTGGAGGCATCGAGACTGGATCCGTTACTGAGTTATTTGGAGAATTCAGAACAGGAAAGAGTCAAATTTGTCACACTCTAGCTGTGACGTGTCAGCTGCCTTTCGACATGGGTGGTGGTGAAGGCAAATGTCTGTATATTGATACAGAGGGCACTTTCCGACCCGTTCGATTATTGGCGGTTGCCAATCGATTTGGCCTTTCTGGAGAAGAAGTGTTGGACAATGTTGCATATGCGAGAGCATACAACTCAGATcaccagcttcagcttctgaaCCAGGCTGCGGCAATGATGTGCGAGACAagattctctcttctcattgTCGACAGCGCCACATCACTCTATCGTACAGACTTTACTGGCCGAGGCGAGCTCTCAAATCGTCAGACACATTTGGCCAGATTCATGAGAACGTTGCAACGGCTTGCGGACGAGTTCGGCATTGCAGTAGTCATCACAAACCAGGTGGTCGCGCAAGTCGATGGTGGACCCAGCGCCATGTTCAACCCCGATCCGAAGAAGCCTATTGGCGGCAATATCATTGCCCATGCCAGTACGACGCGGATcagcttgaagaagggcCGCGCTGAGACTCGAATTGCCAAGATCTACGACAGCCCTTGCTTGCCAGAGAGCGATACGCTGTTCGCTATTGCTGAGGATGGCATCACTGATCCTGCACCAAAGGACacggacaaggacaaggattAATAGTTGgtaaaaagaaacaaaaatatTGCATTGAAAGAGGCATGAAAAATATTCGGAGTCATATGGGGGAGGTGTTTCGATTTTTGGCGTTTTATGGTTGCTTGTTTATCTCTTCATGTCTACTTTGCGGAGAGGAGCCAATGGATGAATAGATGCATGAATCATGGGTGCATGGATATACATGATGGATTGAAGCATTAATACTTGAATCTAGACTTAATAAATCTTGTTAAATGTAGATTTTTACATCATATAATTGATTGCTTGAAGAGACAAATGATGCTGTAATTGACTGAATTCGTAGCAAGCAATTGCCCACCAAGCTCGTTTCCAAATCGGGCTAGCGCAGCGCGACGCTCAAGGCGAAACAGAAATTCTGCCCTGCAACGCGACCGACCTTGAGCATCACTAAAACGACCGACTTTGCGCCAACTTCTTCGCCGCCACCGTTTCAATTCCCAAAGAGCAAGACGTATGCGCTTCGGGGAGGCGCGATGGATTCGGGTGAGATTCAGTATCTCTTCAAAGAGACCCGCTTGAACCTCGAACCTCCCTCCCAATCGTCCTTTGTCACCATTCGAGTGCCGTCTGGGTCTGGCAGCCGAGGCCGCTCCAAGCCGTCCCACGATGTCGAGGACGAGACGACGTTTCGATTGAAGAACTTGGCGACTGCGGCTTCAATATACCGACGGAGATGGCACGACTCGCCGCGGAGCTTCCTCTGGAGGGTGCTGGAGGACGGTACGCTGCTGAGCATTCGGGCGGTGGATGTTGGCAAAAAGGACAAGGCTGCGGATGCGTCTCTGATTATCAACTTTCATTTCACCGTGCCTATTCAGCAGGGATGCGTGGTGTTCTCGGACCCGGAAGAGCACGATGCACTGTGTGTACATGTGTTGGACCAGTCATGCTATCTCTACACGTTTACTCTCCGACCGGATCTATTCAAGAGGAAGGGCGCGGTGGATGCTGGGCTGCCCGAGATTTGCAAAGTGCAGGCTCCAGCGGGTCTAAGCTTCAAATACCCTCACCGGATGGTGGCTATATCGGCGAATACCCTTATTGTTACGGTCAATGATGGTGGCATGATACGCTTCGACAAGCAAAAGGGAGATGACGGTAAGTTAGAGAGCGCCTGGAAGGAAGGGCTAAAAGCTCCTTTCTCAATCTTTCTTTGCCTAGGTATCTAATCAATGTCTATCTAGCATCTGCTGCGCTATGGAAAGAAACCTTTTTCAATGTTCAAGGATGGACACAGAGTCTACGAGGTCTCCTTCCATTCCAGGGCAAGAACCTCATCAAATACGGAAACGCCAACATGGAGTATAGCGCCGCAACATCCATTGAGATTTCTGATTTCGGACTCGAGAAGTGTCTATTTGCGGTTACCGTCTGCCTTGACCACCGAATCCGTATCTGGAATGCGAATGATGGGCAGATTCTGCAGTCACTGGACATGTTGAATGTCGAGAGGCCGCCGCAGGAGATGGGCAAGTGGTCGATTGATCCAGCCCAGTCAAATCTTACCCGGATCGTTGGCCGAACCCAAGGACAGAGAATCTGTGCAACTTACTCGCCAATTGGCCCTGGAGAATTCAAGTTTTGGAAGATTGTTGCCAAAGGTAGCCACAATGTTGTTATCGAGGATCTGTTTCCGAAATGCACATTGATTCCCGCTACTCCATCCTCTTCGGACATTTGGACACTGGCGGACTTTGTGCTAGGATCAACCGAGGAAGGACAGATTAACCTATGGACTTTGTGGAAGAACAACATGACATACCGAGTGCAGCGTCTGGAGCTTGACCGAAAAAATATGGCTCAATCATGGGAGGATGGCTGGGACGGCGTATTTTCCGAACCACGAAGTCTCGCAGTACAGACGTCCGGTCCTTGCGATCCTTCCGATGTGACGGAGAAGTGGCTACAGATGATTTTGCAGCCTGGGAAATTTACCAAGACGACGTTGGAAGCGGCGCTTGCTATATATGAGCGCGGGCTTGGCTCTTCAAAAGAGAACAACAAGGGGCGCGGATTAGCCGAGTCTATTTGCTCAGTCCTTGGCTCCACTGCTTCTCTGGATCGTGGATCATCAGGAGAAATGGATTATGAGCAGTTTAGGGCATCAAGCGAGACACAATGGAGGAGATTCTACCGACTGTTGAATGAGCTTGACAAGCAGCGAGGAGAGGCCATTGGCATCActcttgatgctgatgctgacaTGGTCTGGGTTGTCTGTGCAGATCTTGTCTCTGTCGTTCGAGAATGCAGCCACTTGGAACGGCTCTACCATAATCTAGCCGCACCAGATCAAGGATCGTCGCGGCAGGCAGATTTAATCGGCGCCGGACTGACTCTTGTAGAAGGTTTCCCAGACAACTTGGTGCAGCTTTGCAATGCTACATTGAGGCCTGAGTTATTTGGAGAATCTTCCAAGACGGATCTCGAACGAATACAGTACTTCTCAGACAAGGCTGGTTTCTGGCGAGGCATcacagacgacgatgccCAGCAAGTTGTGGACACACTAGACACCAACTTCTCAGTTGTGACAAATGAACTCTACCGAAAGGTGCTGGGTCTCATGGTTACGCCGCTAGACGACAAAGTTCGAAGCCCTAGCCATCCTCTGACAGAGTTTGGCAGAAAACTCGTCATGACAGCGGCGCAGGAGCACATGGCTTTACAGTGGAAAATATGCTTCAGTCAGCTCATCCTTCTAGTCCATATGGAGTTTGAGTTTGACAACGAAGAGGATGCTCTACACAACAGAGTAGATGTTGGTACCGTATTCCGGCAACTCATCGCAACGTTGAAGAGACTGGAGCTTCTAAAGTGGCTGTCAACGACCGAACTGGCAATCCCGCTACCAGAACACAGCCTATCCCCCGTATCAAAAAGGGGAGAAGACGTTCAGATTGTGACTGCTTTGGAAGCCAATGTTGGCCATCTGCTGGGCTTTTCGGGGCTTGCGGAAGAGCCGCTTGCCGTTAGCATCACCGACCTTGTTACCAATCTTTGCTCTCCCAATGGAGATATCGAGGTATCACCGTCACTTATCCAGTGCTCCCTTATCAAGCGTGACAGAGCAGACCTAGCACTCGAGCTTGAGCCATTCTGTGACCAAAATCCCTTTTCGATTTATATCCATGGTAGAGTCTTCTTAGCGCTCAAAGATTTCGAATCTGCTTCTCTGAATTTCAGAAAGGCGGCTATTGGAATGGGTAAGATTTGTGAATAGTAGTCTTCGAAAACGAATATGCGCTAACCCCAGTTGCAGGCAGCGAATCAGTTGAGCTCGAACGTCATAGCAGCGGCCTCCTTGACGATACAGAATGGAATCTGTTAAACAGCGGACTAGCTCAGTACTATTCACACCTTGTAGCCTTGTTCGAGAAACAGAAGGCCTACTCATACGTGGTTGAATTTGCTCGGTTATCAATTCAGTTCAccggcagcacagcagagAATGTCAATATCAAGACAGATATGCTCAGCCGTCTTTTCAACGCCGCTCTGGCTACATCTCAGTTTGAGCTGGCTCACACCACATTGCTGTCGATGAAGGACCAGGCTTTGAGGCAGTACAACTTGCGAAAGCTCGTGGATAAGATGTGCGAGACGTACCACAACTCTGAGTTAGTGACCTTGACCTTTCCTGGAATGCAGCAAGAGGTCGATGATATTCTGTCGCTAAGATGCAAGTCTATCATGGACGTTATGCACGCATTCCCCTACCACCAGGTTCTTTACTCCTGGAGAATCAAGCACAACAATTTCCGGGGCGCCGCGTCCGTCATTCTCGACAAGATTcagaagctgaggctggctggagaaggagaccAGATTTCGGGCGAAGACGTGCTTGATACTCCAGTCACAAAGCAGTACCTGCTGCTCATCAACGCGCTCAGCTGCGTGGATGCCAAGCAGGCGTGGATTTTCGACGAGGGCATTCCAACAGGAGATAAAGATGCGCCTGCGAAGCGTAAAGTCGTTTCGCTGGCCGACATTAGGAAGCAGTACCAGGATGAACTGGACCGGATTGCGGCGATTCAGAATAATCAGTTTGGATTCGAGGCGGGAGATGTAATGGATATTGCATGAGGTGTATACGGCAAATAGCACTGTTTGTTTTAGGTCaaggaaagagaggagaaaggaagagggaCTGTGATGGATGGTGAATGAATTTTGGACGAAAACAAACTGCagccaggaaaaaaaatctttttgTATGTAGATTTTAATGCCTGTATCCTCCCCAGGATTGAAAGGAAAGGGATGAAATGGGTTTAGATACCTTTTGGGGAAAATAAGCACGGAATAactttttggtttttttttttctaatatCGGAACTCGAGTCAAATTTATGTGTTTtgccccttttctctcttcatcttttgtGTTTCGATTCATCTTTTGATCGTtgttatatacatgtacatatatatatcatcTACGAACAGCACACTTCCGTGAAACAATAACATTACTACTTATCTTCCCGTAACGCCGCTAGTTTTAACAAACCCTTCCCCTATGCTAGAAAATGacacaagacaaaaaaaacGAATTATAGAATTGAAGCatgtgctgccgctgcgttGTGAAAAGGCtcaaagagaggagaagagaggctcGTATATATCTGCTTTTAGGAGAGTATAAAGCAATGAGCacctttgttttcttttaattttcatcttcatgcCTGAACCGCAGCAGGGGCAACTCTGTTTTCAGGGGCAGGGGGTAGGCTTTGGAGGGCTGCGCCTTGGACGGCGGGGGCGTCGGGGGCTTGACGGTAGAGGATGATTTCCGACTGCTTGAAATACCGTCGGGCGTCTAATGTAGGGGGGGAATCCTAGTTAGCATAGGGTTACTTGCAGAGGTGGTTGAAAACTTGCCTTCGTCAATGAGGACGAGACTGAGGTAGTATCGTGTGGAAAACTTCTTGTTCACGTCGCGAAAGGTGGGTGTCAGGTCAAAGCCTCCGAGGAACAGTCTGATGGGAATCGTTTCTCCTCTTGAGGGAGAGCCATCCATAATCTCAAACCGCACCAGGGTCTCGCTCTCATTATATTGGTTCGGAGCCGCACCGGTTGTTTCTCTCCTGATGATGGATAGTTCCATGTGCTTAATCTTGAGCCGGACCAGCAAAAAGTAAATGCGCCCAACAATGACGTCCTTGAGGTGGTACTTGCTCTTGCTGTACTCAAACTCAATGTGCAGGCAGTCCTCGATGCCAACgtccatcttgatgctgctgttcatCTCCGGGGGGATGCGGTAGCTGTAGACCCAAATGTCCTTTTCGCGGATCACGTCGGCCATGCGGCGCGAGACGGTGACGCGGACAAAGTAGCGCAGCTTGACGTTGATGCCGTTGTACGACTCGTACTGCTTCTCGACGTTTTTGAAGTTGAAGTCGAACGTCTGCGGGTGCTGCAGCTCCCCCGGCGCGGCGAGCTCCTGGTTCAGCGAGAGGAACTCGTAGTGGTTGCCGCGGTCAAAGAACATTTCTACCAGCCCGTCAGTAACCTGTCgttggcgctgctgcaggccgagGCGGATGGAGGGCAGGGTCCATTGGGGCGTCAGGAGGCTGAGGGCGCCCGAGAcaagggaggaggaggaggatgaggaggagtagtagtagtagggagaagaaggtgatgATGTAGatgagcggcggcggcggcggaagatgctgctctgctgctggtcATAGTGGTCTAGCTGCGTACCTATCGTGCCGATGAACTGGACCTTGATGCCCGTGTGCTCGAGGCGTTTGCCGTCCTTGGGCCGCACGGTGACGGCGCCCTTGACCGACTCGCCGTCCATGTACAGGGGCGCCTTTTCGCGGCGGTTCTTGTCGAGCTTGACATCGACCATGGTGCGGTCGTCGGGCTCGTCGAGGACGATGTCGATGTCGACGGGGGTTGAGAAGAAGTACGACATGGTGGAGGGAGATGGCAGCGGCTATTCCTCTGTGTATCGGATGTATTTGTATTCGAGAGGTTCGGCGGTATTTGAAGagtctctctcctctctgatttacttttccttcttcgttTTCGTCTCAAGTCTTGGACTTCTATCTCTCACACCCTATCCTTGTTGTTGTCGATAGACGCCGTATATGTCTCGCAGTTCGGATCCGGGTTCGGGGGGACGGGGCAACAGAATCGCAAGTCGAAGGCCAAGTACCTCGTTTCGGCTCTTGATACGCAATTGGACTCGGGAACAGGCAAAGCcgcaaaagaacaaaatgCGCCGCTGCGGCAAAGGTTGTCGCGTTGAGGTTACGAGGCGGCGCTGACGTACGTTTATGGCTAGTGGGGGACCATGCTGGCTGGACTCTCGCACGAGGACAGAGCTTTGGTGGAGAGCTCGCTGGGGAAGTCGTTCAGGCGGGGAGGTACAGAGTACGGCGGTGGTCATAGCGTGGTGGGAGGCCGGCGGGTAGCCTGTACCAGCAGAGCGCAGGGGGGCTTGGTCAGAGGTGAAGATGTGAATCAAGCATATTCAAGGATGAAGCACTGATTTggtttgtttctttttcatcttcaaattCAAGGCGACTTGCTCTCATTTTGGTTCTGAATGATTGATTACTTTGGGCTGGGAAGAAACTTGTTTTATCAGGTTTG encodes:
- a CDS encoding uncharacterized protein (EggNog:ENOG41), with the protein product MLFTIKCAVKSCRSEFCLSSSEHHSDTQQTQTLKQLPNKAELSNKSPRYLAISVHQPDYSSNSTTNQLNTMAFFPRAFCQPSEASLTPLFRLLDDFDSYNRQTGRSSNVRRTAPQWQPKFDIRETTHAYELYGELPGISKENVLIEFADPQTLVVRGKTERSYAASTSPSASVVNTPSTETATEKEEPVRRNSNSSHQATVEDEDEASERESGFEVVTSEEEKKIEEKKTTPQKPVDKARYWLTERSIGEFSRSFHFPTFVDHEAVSAGFQDGILNISVPKAKKLETRRITVF
- a CDS encoding uncharacterized protein (BUSCO:EOG092D2NO9); its protein translation is MSYFFSTPVDIDIVLDEPDDRTMVDVKLDKNRREKAPLYMDGESVKGAVTVRPKDGKRLEHTGIKVQFIGTIEMFFDRGNHYEFLSLNQELAAPGELQHPQTFDFNFKNVEKQYESYNGINVKLRYFVRVTVSRRMADVIREKDIWVYSYRIPPEMNSSIKMDVGIEDCLHIEFEYSKSKYHLKDVIVGRIYFLLVRLKIKHMELSIIRRETTGAAPNQYNESETLVRFEIMDGSPSRGETIPIRLFLGGFDLTPTFRDVNKKFSTRYYLSLVLIDEDARRYFKQSEIILYRQAPDAPAVQGAALQSLPPAPENRVAPAAVQA